The following coding sequences are from one Musa acuminata AAA Group cultivar baxijiao chromosome BXJ2-4, Cavendish_Baxijiao_AAA, whole genome shotgun sequence window:
- the LOC103981501 gene encoding ESCRT-related protein CHMP1 — translation MGSTGKLMNQIMELKFTAKSLQRQARKCEKEEKSEKLKVKKAIEKGNMDGARIYAQNAIRKRTEHMNYLRLASRLDAVVARLDTQAKMQVIGKSMGSIVKSLDAALGTGNLQKMSETMDQFERQFVNMEVQAEFMEGAMAGSTSLSTPETEVNSLMQQVADDYGLEVSVGLPQPAAHVISAKDNEKVDEADLSRRLAELKARG, via the coding sequence ATGGGGAGTACAGGAAAGCTTATGAACCAGATCATGGAACTCAAGTTCACGGCGAAGAGCCTGCAGCGGCAGGCGCGCAAGTGCGAGAAGGAGGAGAAGTCGGAGAAGCTCAAGGTGAAGAAGGCGATCGAGAAGGGAAACATGGACGGCGCTCGGATCTACGCCCAGAATGCGATCCGGAAGCGCACCGAGCATATGAACTACCTCCGCCTTGCCTCCCGCCTCGACGCCGTCGTTGCCCGCCTCGATACCCAGGCCAAGATGCAAGTCATCGGCAAGTCCATGGGATCCATCGTCAAGTCCCTTGACGCCGCCCTCGGCACCGGCAACCTCCAGAAGATGTCTGAGACTATGGATCAGTTCGAGCGCCAGTTCGTCAACATGGAGGTTCAGGCCGAGTTCATGGAGGGCGCCATGGCCGGATCCACCAGCCTTTCCACCCCAGAGACTGAGGTCAACAGCCTCATGCAGCAGGTCGCCGACGACTACGGCCTCGAGGTCTCCGTCGGCCTGCCGCAGCCGGCCGCACATGTCATCTCGGCAAAGGACAACGAGAAGGTGGACGAGGCCGATCTCTCCAGACGCCTTGCGGAGCTCAAGGCCAGGGGCTAA